One window of Cervus elaphus chromosome 2, mCerEla1.1, whole genome shotgun sequence genomic DNA carries:
- the LOC122706520 gene encoding upstream-binding factor 1-like protein 1: MTMPKSQDDWSKEDIVQLLECMEKNIPSNDRHTFKTTQSVMDWGKVAFKDFSGEMCKLKWLEVSYNLRKFRTLKELVLEAKENVNNSKSRKHKKHPDLPKKPLTAYLRFFKEMRPQYLQKHPKMSNQELTKVLSEEYRKLPEQLKLKYLKDFQKEKQEFLEKMALFREQHPDLVQNSKKPYVPKRSQSKVPKKIQENVQKVKSPSENKLSMERKFHGEPKKPPMNGYHKFHQDLWSSRELKVIPPRERMVEISRRWQRVPQDQKELYKKQAEELQTQYKVDLDLWLRTLSPEEYTAYREATCAKRKNMSVTGDPNLKIRRMDLQSPSLGNSQGRLREDPGLQAAELASSDTIGEHSPASGRSEENEEDAEEDATNSSDQCREDEDCEFESSGDEDEDCNSESTVSNLPS, from the coding sequence ATGACGATGCCTAAAAGTCAAGATGACTGGTCCAAGGAAGACATTGTGCAGTTACTGGAATGTATGGAGAAAAACATTCCATCCAATGACAGGCATACATTCAAAACAACTCAGTCAGTGATGGACTGGGGTAAAGtagcttttaaagatttttctgggGAAATGTGCAAACTCAAATGGTTAGAGGTTTCCTATAACTTGAGAAAGTTTCGCACTTTGAAAGAATTAGTCCTGGAAGCTAAGGAAAATGTTAACAATTCCAAAAgcagaaaacacaagaaacaTCCTGATCTACCCAAGAAGCCCCTGACAGCTTACCTCcgtttttttaaagagatgagacCTCAGTACCTCCAAAAACACCCCAAAATGAGCAACCAGGAGCTGACCAAGGTTCTGTCTGAGGAATACAGGAAGCTGCCGGAACAGCTCAAGCTGAAATACCTTAAAGatttccagaaagagaaacaggagTTTCTGGAGAAAATGGCTCTGTTCAGAGAACAGCACCCTGATCTAGTCCAGAACTCCAAGAAACCCTATGTCCCCAAAAGAAGTCAAAGCAAAGTGCCAAAGAAGATTCAGGAAAATGTGCAAAAAGTAAAATCTCCTTCAGAAAACAAATTATCCATGGAAAGGAAATTCCACGGAGAGCCCAAGAAGCCCCCGATGAATGGCTATCACAAGTTCCACCAGGATCTCTGGTCAAGCAGGGAGCTGAAAGTGATTCCCCCGAGGGAGCGCATGGTGGAGATCAGTAGACGCTGGCAGCGGGTCCCCCAGGACCAGAAGGAGCTTTATAAGAAGCAGGCAGAGGAACTGCAGACACAGTACAAGGTGGACCTTGATCTCTGGCTCAGGACTCTGTCTCCTGAAGAATACACTGCCTACAGAGAGGCGACCTGTGCTAAGCGTAAGAACATGAGCGTGACGGGGGACCCAAACCTGAAGATTAGAAGGATGGATCTGCAGTCCCCATCATTAGGAAATTCTCAAGGAAGGCTTAGAGAGGACCCGGGGCTTCAGGCTGCAGAGTTAGCATCATCAGACACGATTGGAGAACATTCTCCTGCTTCAGGGAGATcagaagaaaatgaggaagatGCAGAGGAGGATGCCACTAACTCCTCAGACCAGTGCAGAGAAGATGAAGACTGTGAATTTGAAAGCAGTGGGGATGAAGATGAAGATTGTAATAGTGAGAGCACTGTCTCTAACTTGCCTTCCTAA